TCAAAATGTAACAGAAAAATTCGAATTTTCTCTCTCATTCGTTTAGCGAAGATGCGGCCAAAACAGCAAAATGCCGATCACAACCGCAAATCCGGCCGCCGCGAGCACCGCCGCGGCAGCGATGTCTTTCGCCGCTTTCGCCAACGGATGAAACTCACCCGTCGCCAAATCGACGGCGCGCTCAATAGCCGTGTTGACAAGCTCAAGCGCAATGACCGTGCCGACCGCCATGAGCAGCACGATCCACTCCCAGCGCGACAGCCCAACGACCCACCCGGCGGCAAAGACGACAACAGCGGCCGCCAAGTGGAAGCGCAAATGAGCTTCCTCTTTCACCGCCGCCTTCATTCCCGCCCACGCCCAAGCAAACCGGTCTCGCTCTCGTTTGCCGCGCATTATCTTGTCAACCCGAACCTCGCCAAGATGTCTTCCTGCTTGGCGAACATGACGCGCTCTTCCTCTTCTGTCCCATGATCGTAACCAAGCAGGTGCAAGAAACCGTGCACAGCCAAAAACCCGAGCTCGCGCATGAACGAATGTCCATAGGCTGCCGCCTGCTCTTTTGCCTTCGGAATCGAAATGACGATATCGCCGAGCACCGGCGGCATATCAGCGCCGACGATGTGAACCTCTTCTTCCCCTTCCTCCTCAAGAGCAAACGAAAGCACATCGGTCGGCGCATCTTTGCCGCGATAGTCGCGATTCATCGCGCGGATGCGTTCGTTGTCCACAAATGTGACGCTCACCTCCGCCCCGTCCGGCACGTTTTCAAGGGCCGCCGCCTCGGCGAGCAGCCGCTCGATCGTCTCGATTTGCTCAGCGGTCACCTCGTTCGTTTCATCTAGAAAATCAATGTGA
Above is a window of Geobacillus thermoleovorans DNA encoding:
- a CDS encoding diacylglycerol kinase family protein, with protein sequence MRGKRERDRFAWAWAGMKAAVKEEAHLRFHLAAAVVVFAAGWVVGLSRWEWIVLLMAVGTVIALELVNTAIERAVDLATGEFHPLAKAAKDIAAAAVLAAAGFAVVIGILLFWPHLR
- the ybeY gene encoding rRNA maturation RNase YbeY, whose translation is MTIHIDFLDETNEVTAEQIETIERLLAEAAALENVPDGAEVSVTFVDNERIRAMNRDYRGKDAPTDVLSFALEEEGEEEVHIVGADMPPVLGDIVISIPKAKEQAAAYGHSFMRELGFLAVHGFLHLLGYDHGTEEEERVMFAKQEDILARFGLTR